The Haloarcula sp. DT43 genome includes a region encoding these proteins:
- a CDS encoding methyltransferase domain-containing protein produces the protein MISKSRWQEAQQAETKFHQEISRGELELQWIDEQFDSSRDVLDGRVLEGGCGTGGLTYSVAESVSEDQLVVGVDPVLGKLSNPALSTEPVAQAAGESLPFGDSSFDVVASLNVIDHAIYPSSILGEISRVLKTDGTFLFKINTFSLPKFVRKRMKYVDRPHLHHFSPSEVRVELADRGFRIAHESVNSRELFSRRLSDWDAKWIVATTVLRLNTHYMKCFVD, from the coding sequence ATGATATCAAAAAGTCGCTGGCAGGAAGCACAGCAAGCGGAGACGAAGTTCCACCAAGAGATATCGCGAGGAGAGCTGGAGTTGCAGTGGATAGACGAGCAGTTCGATTCCAGCAGAGACGTTCTGGACGGACGAGTGCTGGAGGGCGGGTGCGGTACCGGCGGGCTCACGTACTCCGTCGCCGAATCCGTATCGGAGGACCAGTTGGTCGTCGGCGTCGACCCGGTGTTGGGAAAGCTATCGAACCCGGCACTCAGCACCGAACCGGTCGCTCAGGCCGCTGGTGAATCGCTACCCTTCGGAGACAGCTCGTTCGATGTAGTCGCAAGTCTCAACGTCATCGACCACGCTATCTACCCTTCGTCAATTCTAGGCGAGATTTCGAGGGTGTTGAAGACAGACGGGACGTTTCTATTCAAAATAAACACCTTTTCGCTTCCAAAGTTCGTGAGAAAGCGGATGAAATACGTCGACCGGCCGCATCTACATCACTTTTCTCCCTCGGAAGTCCGAGTCGAACTCGCAGACCGCGGGTTTCGTATCGCACACGAGTCCGTCAACTCCCGCGAGCTGTTCAGCAGGCGTCTCAGCGACTGGGACGCGAAGTGGATAGTCGCTACGACCGTCTTGCGGCTGAACACCCACTACATGAAGTGTTTCGTCGATTGA
- a CDS encoding glycosyltransferase: MDAPTLSDDDGLAAPTRAERSSSVAAGSDRPLLAFFIPDLSVGGAEQVAITIVNGLAERGYDIDLLLSRASGELQSELSERVSTVELPPSKTPAVGVAAHLPALVSYLHREKPAALFPHLEHPSIVCLTINRLLDTETTVIPTQHSAFGHEVEATPKDRIVEQVVPRLYPASDRIISVSEGVADSLVDQTPVDRDDVSVLHNPVDVERIRERASRPVDHEWVEDSDRDVVLFVGRHAGQKNLDGWVRAFEQVVDRNPNARGIIAGKGQCRDDIVETVERRGLSDVVSLPGYVDNPYRYMAKADTFLLSSRYEGLPTVLIECLSVGCPVVSTDCPSGPREILADGEYGRLVPVGDVDGLADAVCDTLADPPDPERLRSRADDFSPTPVFDEYERFLDEHVFAAATER, translated from the coding sequence ATGGACGCGCCGACGCTTTCGGACGACGATGGTCTCGCTGCCCCGACGCGGGCGGAACGAAGTAGTTCGGTAGCGGCCGGGAGCGACCGACCACTACTGGCGTTCTTTATCCCGGACCTCTCGGTCGGCGGCGCGGAGCAAGTCGCAATCACCATCGTGAACGGGCTGGCGGAGCGCGGGTACGACATCGACCTGCTCCTGTCGCGCGCGAGCGGCGAGCTCCAGTCGGAGCTCTCCGAACGGGTCTCCACCGTAGAACTACCGCCGTCCAAGACGCCGGCGGTAGGGGTCGCCGCGCACCTTCCGGCGCTCGTTTCGTACCTGCACAGAGAGAAGCCGGCGGCGCTGTTTCCCCACCTCGAACACCCGAGCATCGTCTGCCTCACCATCAACAGGCTCCTCGACACCGAGACCACCGTAATCCCGACCCAGCACTCGGCGTTCGGACACGAGGTCGAAGCGACACCGAAAGACCGAATCGTCGAGCAGGTCGTGCCGCGTCTTTATCCCGCATCGGACCGTATAATCAGCGTCTCGGAGGGCGTCGCCGACAGCCTCGTCGACCAGACGCCCGTCGACAGGGATGACGTGTCAGTACTGCACAACCCTGTCGACGTCGAGCGAATCCGCGAGCGTGCCAGCCGGCCGGTCGACCACGAGTGGGTGGAAGACAGCGACCGCGACGTGGTCCTGTTCGTCGGACGGCACGCGGGCCAGAAGAACCTGGACGGCTGGGTCCGTGCGTTCGAGCAAGTCGTCGACAGGAACCCGAACGCACGGGGGATAATCGCCGGCAAGGGGCAGTGCCGGGACGACATCGTGGAGACTGTCGAGCGGCGCGGGCTCTCCGACGTGGTGTCCCTGCCCGGATACGTCGACAACCCGTACCGGTACATGGCCAAGGCCGACACCTTCCTCCTGTCTTCGCGGTACGAGGGGCTACCGACGGTCCTGATAGAGTGTCTGTCGGTCGGCTGTCCGGTCGTGTCGACGGACTGTCCGAGCGGCCCCCGCGAAATCCTCGCTGACGGGGAGTACGGGAGGCTCGTACCGGTGGGTGACGTGGACGGATTGGCCGACGCGGTCTGTGACACGCTCGCCGACCCACCCGACCCGGAGCGGTTGCGGTCCCGTGCCGACGACTTCTCGCCCACGCCAGTGTTCGACGAGTACGAGCGGTTCCTCGACGAACACGTCTTTGCGGCCGCGACCGAGCGCTAG
- a CDS encoding glycosyltransferase family 4 protein encodes MYRAVVSAMNHPDPFNPYMGLFNFRSIRALSRTATEVDVVTPRPRAPPVGPYSEFGEIPSRHDYGSHEVHYPRFLYLLPQKLFKYTLSSRSFADMLPEYVSTHFETPDICHAGHIHYDGYGLASYCRSDDIPLTVMGRGKILNNFYDLSQISRRKIRETLEYADGIFCVSESLARIANDITDTPKATVLPNGADPSRYPTDNERAIRQELGIDRDTTVVMFCGGYTERKGINEICAALDDIRGDDVAFVFVGHYGDLRTDLISALKASHHDNYRVLWEVPPLGLRRWFAAADVFMLPSHAEGRPNTIYESMASETAVVASAVSGIPEQVEDGETGLLIPAKDPDALATALNSLIDDPETRERLGANGKARLVSKGWTWDAHGRRLASLHEAIIDDGELPASEVLN; translated from the coding sequence ATGTACCGTGCGGTCGTAAGCGCGATGAACCATCCGGACCCGTTCAATCCCTACATGGGGCTGTTCAACTTCCGCTCCATCAGAGCCCTCAGTAGGACAGCAACCGAGGTCGACGTCGTGACCCCGCGCCCGAGAGCGCCGCCGGTCGGCCCCTACTCAGAGTTCGGCGAAATCCCGAGTCGGCACGACTACGGCTCACACGAGGTCCACTATCCCAGGTTCCTCTACCTGTTACCGCAGAAACTGTTCAAGTACACGCTCTCGTCGCGGTCGTTCGCGGACATGCTCCCGGAGTACGTCTCGACGCACTTCGAGACGCCGGACATCTGTCACGCCGGCCACATCCACTACGACGGCTACGGGCTGGCGTCGTACTGCCGGAGCGACGACATCCCGCTGACGGTGATGGGTCGCGGGAAGATTCTGAACAACTTCTACGACCTCTCACAGATAAGCCGGAGAAAAATCAGGGAGACCCTCGAGTACGCCGACGGGATTTTCTGCGTCAGCGAGTCGCTCGCCCGCATCGCCAACGACATCACCGACACGCCGAAAGCGACCGTGCTCCCGAACGGGGCGGACCCGTCGCGGTACCCGACGGACAACGAGCGGGCGATTCGCCAGGAGCTGGGCATCGACCGGGATACCACCGTCGTCATGTTCTGCGGTGGGTACACCGAGCGGAAAGGCATCAACGAGATATGTGCGGCCCTAGACGACATTCGGGGCGACGACGTGGCCTTCGTTTTCGTTGGCCATTACGGTGACCTCCGTACGGACCTCATCAGCGCGCTCAAAGCCAGTCACCACGACAACTACCGGGTGCTCTGGGAGGTCCCGCCGCTCGGTCTCCGACGGTGGTTCGCCGCCGCCGACGTCTTCATGCTCCCGAGCCACGCCGAAGGCCGGCCGAACACGATTTACGAGTCGATGGCCAGTGAGACCGCTGTCGTCGCCTCTGCTGTGTCCGGTATTCCGGAGCAGGTCGAGGACGGTGAGACGGGGCTGTTGATTCCGGCGAAAGACCCTGACGCGCTCGCAACCGCCCTGAACAGTCTCATCGACGACCCGGAAACGCGAGAGCGACTGGGCGCGAACGGCAAGGCCCGGCTGGTCTCGAAGGGCTGGACGTGGGACGCACACGGCCGACGACTGGCGTCCCTCCACGAAGCGATTATCGACGACGGCGAACTCCCGGCGAGTGAAGTACTGAACTAG
- a CDS encoding glycosyltransferase family 2 protein, translating into MPEAIESVFDQTYERLELLVVDDGSPTPVATTLPEWFLSDERMTVIRHDGNKGANVARNTGIRAADGEYVAFLDDDDQWDETKVRKQVETFSRSPPETGVVYTWVRREHPAGTTVSTPTASGDVVTDLLTGSNFGQFSSVLVDTEAIVDAGLPDERFPAWQDREWFFRLAQSCEFQPVEEALTYRQTGREDSITVNFQQKRDVAYPLFVEKHGDLAAEYGRYYERTFLASMRRSLARSAIRAGEYGEARKYFLLAFFANPLHRPVYPHLLPSLGGKWTYESVASLRRRVAETVPV; encoded by the coding sequence TTGCCGGAAGCGATAGAGAGCGTGTTCGACCAGACGTACGAACGGCTCGAACTCCTCGTCGTCGACGACGGCTCGCCCACGCCCGTAGCGACCACGCTGCCGGAGTGGTTTTTGAGCGACGAGCGGATGACGGTCATCCGCCACGATGGAAACAAGGGTGCAAACGTCGCCCGAAACACGGGCATTCGGGCTGCGGACGGCGAATACGTCGCGTTTCTCGATGACGACGACCAGTGGGACGAGACGAAGGTCCGAAAACAGGTCGAGACGTTCTCGCGGTCCCCGCCGGAGACGGGGGTCGTCTACACGTGGGTTAGACGGGAACATCCAGCCGGAACGACGGTCTCGACGCCGACTGCGTCGGGGGACGTGGTCACCGACCTGCTGACGGGGTCGAACTTCGGACAGTTCTCCTCCGTGCTGGTTGACACCGAGGCGATTGTCGACGCCGGCCTCCCGGACGAGCGGTTTCCGGCGTGGCAGGACCGCGAATGGTTCTTCCGGCTGGCCCAGTCCTGCGAGTTCCAGCCGGTCGAGGAGGCGCTTACGTACCGCCAGACCGGGCGGGAGGACAGCATCACCGTGAACTTCCAGCAGAAGCGCGACGTGGCTTATCCGCTGTTCGTCGAGAAACACGGCGACCTCGCGGCGGAGTACGGCCGCTACTACGAGCGGACCTTCCTCGCGTCCATGCGACGCTCGCTCGCCCGGTCAGCGATACGCGCCGGGGAGTACGGCGAAGCTCGGAAGTACTTCCTACTGGCGTTCTTCGCCAACCCGCTGCACCGTCCTGTCTACCCCCACCTACTGCCCTCGCTTGGCGGAAAGTGGACCTACGAGTCGGTTGCGTCCCTGCGGCGGCGGGTCGCCGAGACGGTACCCGTATAG